The following proteins come from a genomic window of Rutidosis leptorrhynchoides isolate AG116_Rl617_1_P2 chromosome 10, CSIRO_AGI_Rlap_v1, whole genome shotgun sequence:
- the LOC139871454 gene encoding ARF guanine-nucleotide exchange factor GNL2, whose amino-acid sequence MGKVEYEEDVEEEVEDEEDDDEDEYDEDEDEEDRKPNKIKKSKELGFSCMLNTEVGAVLAVIRRRSDPTSQFYYQDDALDSTILQSLKSLRSLIFNPRQSWKLVDPSIYLSPFLDVISSDDVPAGATAVALSSILKVIKLGMFDIKTPGAREAMNNIVMAVTGCRLEKTHPVTEAAVMLRILQVLAAVMKHPASVLLNDHAVCTIVNTSFQVVQQSAGQGGLLQRNARHTMHDLIQIIFSRLPDIEVGDWENSESDTEDANEETGYGIRCAVDVFHFLCSLLNVVGIVETEGSPALTADEDVQVFALVLINSALELSGDSIGKHKKLMRMVEDDLFHHLIHYGTSSSPLVLSMICSTVLNVYHFHRESIRLQLEAFFMFVLFKTLNQGYLIQLQELALEGIINFCRQPTFLVEVYVNYDCDPLSYNVFEEIGKSLCKQAFLSGGSTPTAAATSLQLQAFEGLMVVIHNIADNVDRQNDSGPTGPYPVEISEYKPFWEEIPKDDTDYEKWIDSVRERKAQKRKMMIAGSHFNRDDKKGLEYLKISKLISDPPDPKGHAMFLRYTPGLDKTKIGDFLGDPGEFNLKVLKEFTDTFELTRLVLDTALRTYLETFRLPGESQKIQRVLEAFSERFYEQQSSEIFVSKDAVFILCYSVIMLNTDQHNPQVKKKMTEDEFIKNNRAINGGQDLPREYLSDLFSSIATKAITIFGQTGSPIEMNPSRWMQLMNKSKLIQPYIICDFNRRIGRDMFAAIAGPTVSTISAIFEHTEDEEIIHECIEGLLAVARICQYGLQDTLDELISSFCKYTTLLNPYASAEETLFSFGHDLKPRMATLAVFTVANNFKDSIRGGWRSIIDCLLKLKRLKLLPQSIVDVGGSSTRTESESVNDQTGRINTSNLMAAISHCLSMENLEESLNLGISEFEQNLKVIQQCKIGSIFSKSSTLPIEPLLNLGRSLMFAAAGKGQKFNTPSEEEETVQFCWDLIQAMASCNVHRLNLFWPTYNDYLLSVIQLPSFSPIPFAVKAIVAMMRICMKLLASRTNERQSEEVLFKSINLMWKLEREVLDICNDVMIKSVVKILNKYPANLQSQFGWKTVLHLLSMMGRHSENYERGVGALINLMAQGTGISVVNYSYCIDCAFGFVAMRNSHVDKNMRLMDLMADLVKLIVEWSKTGCLDVPGSSNANMSMMSMSSMASIDDNMRSSSMSSMNLFVKLGEVLRKISLARREEVRNYAVKSLKKSFMNAEELGFTPNNIINCFNLVIFATVDDLHEKMLEYSTRENAERETRSMEGTLMLATEFLVDVYLQFLQVLIESPGFKTFWLGILRRMDMIIKADLGAYGESRMKELVPRLLTKMITPMQEKELLTAQEGNELWEITYIQIQWIAPSLKDELFPDATE is encoded by the coding sequence ATGGGGAAGGTAGAGTACGAAGAGGATGTAGAGGAAGAGGTCGAGGATGAAGAAGATGACGACGAAGATGAATACGATGAAGATGAAGACGAGGAAGACAGAAAACCGAATAAAATTAAGAAAAGCAAAGAATTGGGATTCTCATGTATGTTGAACACCGAGGTTGGGGCAGTTCTCGCGGTAATACGCCGGAGATCTGACCCGACCTCTCAGTTTTATTACCAGGACGATGCATTAGATTCAACCATACTACAATCTTTAAAATCGTTACGATCGCTCATTTTCAATCCACGGCAATCGTGGAAGTTAGTTGATCCATCGATTTACCTTTCTCCATTTCTCGATGTTATATCATCTGACGACGTTCCTGCTGGTGCCACCGCAGTGGCACTTTCGTCCATTTTGAAAGTAATAAAACTTGGTATGTTTGATATAAAGACTCCCGGGGCCCGCGAAGCGATGAACAATATCGTAATGGCTGTTACAGGATGTCGTTTGGAAAAAACTCATCCAGTTACAGAAGCTGCGGTTATGTTGAGAATTTTACAAGTTTTAGCTGCGGTGATGAAACACCCGGCTTCTGTACTTTTAAATGATCACGCGGTTTGCACCATCGTGAACACGAGTTTTCAAGTGGTGCAACAATCGGCTGGGCAAGGTGGTTTATTACAACGAAACGCAAGACACACGATGCATGATTTGATCCAGATTATATTTTCTCGATTACCCGATATCGAAGTTGGTGACTGGGAGAATTCTGAATCTGATACAGAAGATGCTAACGAAGAAACCGGTTATGGGATTCGTTGTGCTGTTGATGTGTTCCATTTTCTTTGTTCGTTACTAAATGTGGTCGGGATTGTTGAGACCGAAGGGTCACCAGCTTTAACCGCTGATGAAGATGTTCAAGTTTTCGCGCTGGTTTTGATCAACTCGGCGTTAGAATTAAGTGGTGATAGTATCGGTAAACATAAGAAGCTAATGCGAATGGTTGAAGATGATCTTTTTCATCATTTGATTCATTACGGGACTTCGTCGAGCCCACTTGTTTTATCGATGATTTGCAGTACGGTTTTGAATGTTTACCACTTCCATCGAGAGTCCATTCGTTTGCAACTCGAGGCTTTCTTTATGTTCGTGTTGTTTAAAACGTTAAATCAAGGTTACTTGATTCAACTTCAAGAACTCGCACTCGAAGGGATTATTAACTTTTGTAGACAGCCAACGTTTTTAGTTGAAGTTTACGTGAACTACGATTGTGACCCTCTTTCGTACAATGTGTTTGAAGAAATCGGAAAGAGTCTTTGCAAGCAGGCGTTTTTATCTGGCGGCAGTACACCGACAGCTGCCGCCACGAGCCTGCAACTCCAAGCGTTCGAAGGTCTCATGGTTGTAATTCACAACATTGCTGATAATGTCGATAGACAAAACGATTCGGGCCCGACAGGCCCGTATCCTGTCGAGATTTCAGAATATAAACCATTTTGGGAGGAGATTCCAAAAGATGATACCGACTACGAAAAATGGATTGATTCCGTGAGGGAACGAAAGGCTCAAAAGAGGAAGATGATGATTGCAGGCAGCCATTTTAACCGGGATGACAAAAAAGGGTTGGAATATTTAAAGATATCGAAACTGATATCGGACCCACCTGACCCGAAAGGTCACGCGATGTTCTTGAGGTACACACCCGGGCTCGACAAGACCAAAATTGGTGACTTTTTGGGCGACCCGGGTGAGTTCAATCTCAAAGTTCTTAAAGAATTTACAGACACGTTCGAGTTAACCAGGCTGGTTCTTGATACTGCTCTAAGAACATATCTAGAAACTTTTCGATTACCTGGAGAATCACAAAAGATACAAAGAGTCCTTGAAGCGTTTTCTGAACGATTCTACGAACAACAATCGTCTGAAATCTTTGTAAGCAAGGATGCAGTGTTCATATTATGTTACTCAGTGATCATGTTGAACACTGATCAACATAACCCGCAAGTAAAGAAGAAGATGACCGAAGACGAGTTTATAAAAAACAATCGTGCAATTAACGGCGGTCAAGATCTTCCACGAGAATACTTATCGGATCTTTTCTCATCGATTGCAACTAAAGCGATCACGATATTTGGTCAAACCGGATCACCGATCGAGATGAACCCTAGCCGTTGGATGCAGCTCATGAACAAATCTAAACTGATCCAACCTTACATTATCTGTGACTTCAATCGAAGAATCGGCAGAGATATGTTCGCAGCAATCGCGGGTCCTACCGTTTCAACAATTTCTGCCATTTTCGAACACACGGAAGATGAAGAAATCATTCATGAATGCATTGAAGGATTACTCGCGGTAGCTAGAATCTGTCAATATGGATTACAAGATACACTGGACGAGCTAATATCTTCATTTTGTAAATACACGACGTTATTGAATCCGTACGCTTCAGCTGAAGAAACTTTGTTTTCGTTTGGTCATGACTTAAAACCTCGAATGGCAACACTAGCAGTTTTTACAGTTGCTAACAACTTCAAAGATTCGATCCGAGGAGGATGGAGGAGCATTATTGACTGTTTATTAAAGCTAAAAAGGCTTAAACTGTTACCTCAATCTATAGTCGATGTTGGTGGTTCTTCGACGCGTACAGAATCTGAGTCGGTAAATGATCAAACGGGGCGAATCAATACCTCTAATTTAATGGCAGCGATCTCTCATTGTTTATCAATGGAGAATCTAGAAGAGTCTTTGAATCTGGGAATAAGCGAATTCGAGCAGAATTTAAAAGTTATTCAGCAATGTAAAATCGGAAGCATATTTAGTAAAAGTTCAACTTTACCCATCGAGCCATTACTAAACCTTGGCCGGTCACTCATGTTTGCAGCTGCAGGAAAAGGACAAAAGTTTAATACTccgtctgaagaagaagaaactgtTCAATTCTGTTGGGATTTAATTCAAGCAATGGCTTCTTGTAACGTTCATCGTCTTAATTTGTTTTGGCCTACTTATAATGATTATCTCTTAAGTGTAATTCAGCTACCGTCGTTTTCACCGATCCCGTTTGCTGTGAAAGCAATTGTAGCGATGATGAGAATATGTATGAAACTTCTTGCTTCTAGAACGAACGAAAGGCAATCGGAAGAAGTTCTTTTCAAGTCGATAAACTTGATGTGGAAATTGGAGAGGGAGGTTTTAGATATTTGTAATGACGTCATGATTAAATCGGTAGTGAAGATATTAAACAAGTACCCGGCGAATTTACAGTCACAGTTCGGGTGGAAAACCGTGCTTCATTTGTTATCGATGATGGGCCGACATTCGGAGAATTATGAAAGGGGAGTCGGAGCTCTGATAAATCTAATGGCTCAAGGGACAGGAATTTCGGTAGTGAATTACTCGTATTGTATCGATTGTGCTTTTGGATTTGTTGCAATGAGAAACAGTCATGTGGATAAAAACATGAGGCTGATGGATTTAATGGCAGATTTGGTGAAACTGATTGTTGAATGGTCGAAAACCGGGTGTTTGGATGTACCGGGGAGTAGTAACGCGAACATGAGCATGATGAGTATGAGTAGTATGGCATCGATCGATGACAACATGAGATCGagcagtatgtcatcaatgaatctTTTCGTGAAGCTTGGAGAAGTATTGAGGAAGATAAGTTTAGCAAGACGAGAAGAGGTACGAAATTATGCTGTAAAATCACTTAAAAAAAGCTTCATGAACGCCGAAGAACTTGGTTTCACTCCGAACAACATCATAAACTGTTTCAACTTGGTGATATTTGCAACGGTTGATGATTTGCATGAGAAGATGTTGGAGTATTCAACGAGGGAGAACGCAGAGAGAGAAACAAGGAGTATGGAAGGAACGTTGATGTTGGCAACGGAGTTTTTGGTGGATGTTTATTTGCAGTTCTTGCAGGTGTTAATCGAGAGTCCTGGATTTAAGACGTTTTGGTTAGGTATTTTGAGACGGATGGATATGATAATAAAAGCGGATCTTGGAGCGTATGGTGAATCGAGAATGAAAGAGTTGGTCCCGCGTTTGTTGACAAAGATGATTACACCAATGCAAGAAAAAGAATTGTTAACGGCGCAAGAAGGAAATGAGTTGTGGGAAATCACTTACATTCAGATACAATGGATTGCTCCTTCGCTTAAAGACGAGCTTTTCCCAGATGCCACAGAGTAA